The sequence below is a genomic window from Kitasatospora kifunensis.
GGGCTTCCGCTTCTGGTCTTTTTGGTCCACCGGGACGTACTCGCCGAGGCCGTGCTGCTCCAACTGCTCGCGCAGGACCTGCGCGGGCCGGTGGCTCGCCAGCCGCCACGCCTCGCCCGCCCGCGCCACGTCCACGACACCGGGCCGCTCACCCGGGTACACGTCGGTGAAGCAGAGCAGCACGCTGCGCACCTGCGAGACCCCGTACTTGCTGCGGCTCAGCCCGTACAGGCGCTTCAGGTCGAACCCGACCTCGGCCAAGTGCCTCTGCTGCGCCTTCGTCAGCTCCGGCAGCCCAGGTGAAAGCCATTCGCCCGGCATGTCCATCGCTGTAAGCCCCCCCTTGTACCTGGAGCGGACCCTATCGCACGGAGATCCACTCCTGGACCGCCACCCCGGGGGTGCGTACCTGGGCAGGGTTGGGGGGCTACTTGGTCTGCTGGCCAGGGAAGTCGAAGTAGGGCAGATCGTCGACCTTCTGCTCCTGCCGGAGCGGCGGGTAACCCTGCGGCTCTGGCTGAGAGATGCGCAGGGCGGTGGGCCGTGGGGCATGGCGCTCCAGCGCGGCGCGGGCTGCCTGGGCCACCAACGGGACGTCGTTGGCGGCGACTTCCTCCAGAGCGAGGCGGGCGGCCAGTACCTTGGCCGGGTCGCGGTCCGTCAGCCAGTCGGCCAACTCCTCCACGGCCGCAGCCCGCAGTCGCGGGTAGCCGCTGTCCAGTCCGGCCCGCAGTTCCCGGGGCAGCTCCGCCGGTTCCACCACGGCCGGTGTCCAGGGCGAGGCTCCGGCGAACTGGCGGTTGCGGGCCAGCCCGAGCAGGTCAGCGGTCTCGGTGCCGCGCTGCTGCGGCTCGGGCAGCCCCTCGGAGCGCAGCCGGGCGCGCAGGTGCCGGTAGATGTCGCCCAGGCTGAGCAGTGGTCCGGCTGTCGGGGTCCCGGTGCGCAGCAGGTGCAGCAGCCGCTCGGTGAACGCGGTGTGCCTCTCGCCGGGCAGGGCCAGGGCCGTGCGGTTGGCGGGAGCGGAGGCCAGCGTGTAGGTCCCGGTGACGTCGAGCTGACCGAGCACCGCGTCGGCGGCCAGCGTCTCGCCGATCGCCCGCCCGCTGAAGCAACTGTCCAGGATCACCACCCGGTTGGTGGCCCGGCTGGCCAGACAGGCGTCACGCATCGCGTCGAACGGCAGCGCGGTGAACGCCAGTCGGTCAGGGCGGGTGCCGGCCAGACTCAGGTACAGCTCATGGCGCCGAGGACCGAGTAGCCCGTGCCCGCTGTAGTAGAACAGCAGCAGGTCCTCGGCCTCCTCGGCGGCCTGCATCAGCAGATCACCGACCTGCTCGACGCCCGCCCAGCGCGGCGCCACGGCACAGTGTTCGGGGAGGAAGCCGCCCAAGGCCGGGTCGGTGAGCACCATGGCCAGGTCGACGGCGTTGTTGTCGATCACCGGTACGTCCGGCAGGCCGGGATCGAGGTAGGCCGGAGTACCGATCAGCACGATCCGGGAGCGCGCCGGATCCGCGCGCCGGATGCTCTCCTCGGGGGTCACCTCGAACATCTCCGGTCTGGCGGCGCTCACTCCGTCTCCCCAAGTACTCGGCGTAGCAGCGCCTCGACGTCGTCGACCCGCTTGGCGTCGACCTCCACCCTGCGCCCGTCCGACGTCGACACCACGATCCGCACATCGGAGCGACTCGGCTGGGTGAGGAAGGCCTTCAGCGATGCCGCCAGCACACTGATCGCCCCGCCGCCCCCGACAGCGACCACCAACGCATCGGCCAGCGCCCCCAGTTCCCCCGGCGCGGGCACTGCGGGTGCCGGTGAGATCAGACCACGGAGCGCGGATTCCTGGCTCAGCCAGTCCGACAGCTCCGCCAGCGCCGCCTCCGGCTCATCGCCCTCTACCGCCAAGCGCACACTCACGAGCACCCTCCCCGGACACGCTGCGCGTGATACAGCCCCACGATATGGCCCGCACCGGCCCGCGAACAGCCTTCGCGAACGGCCTTCGCGGGAGCCGCCGCCGAGCCTCACCGATGGGGCTGCCAGGCAGAGTTGCAGGACGGGGGACGGGGGACGGGGGACGGGGGACGACCGTGACCGCTTCGCGGACGCCCGCGGCCTGAGGGCCTACGCCGGGGCATCGCCCACCACCCGGACCTCCGGCAAGAAGTCCGGCATCACCTGCCGGTGGGTCAGGAACGACCGCCTCAACCACGCCGGCTACCTCTGGGCGTTCTCCGCCATCACCACCTCACCAGCGCACCAGCACGAGGTGGACCGCCGGTTGGGAGCTACCCGGCGGTCCACCTCGATGGGCTAGTGCCGTCGACCGGCTGTTCCTCCTCGGCTTCTCCTCACGAGGAGGACGGTCAGGCTTCCCAGCGCCAGCATGGCCAGCGAGCCGACCGCAATGCCGGTCGCCTTACCTGCGCCGGTCGAAGCGAGTTCGTGCTTCGACTTGCTCGGGCGCTGCCCATGGTCACCCTGGTCGTGACCGCCCTGGCCCTTCTCGTGATCACCTTGTCCATGGTCTCCCTGCCCATGGTCTCCTTGACCCTTCCCGTGATCACCCTTCCCGTGATCACCCTTCCCGTGATCACCCTTCTCGTGATCACCATGGCCATGGTCTCCTTGGCCATGACCGCCGTGCTCCCCCGGAGCCCCGGGAGGTCCGGCGGGGCCAGCCGGCCCGGCGGGTCCGGCAGGTCCGGCAGGGCCGGGAGCACCGGGAGCGCCGGGAGCACCGTTAGCGCCGGGCAGGCCGTTGGCGCCGGGTGAGCCGTTAGCGCCGGGCAGGCCGTTGGCACCGGGTGAGCCGTTAGCGCCGGGCAGGCCGTTGGCACCGGGTGAGCCGTTAGCGCCAGGCAGCCCGTTGGCGCCGGGAGCACCGTTGGGGCCAGGAGCGCCCGGGGAGCCGTTGGCGCCGGGAGCACCGTTGGGACCGGGAGAACCATTAGCACCGGGAGCACCAGGCGCACCGTTAGCACCAGGCGCACCGTTGGGGCCAGGAGCACCAGGGGAACCGTTAGCACCGGGAGCCCCCGGGGCACCGTTAGCGCCGGGAGCGCCAGGCGCACCGTTGGGGCCAGGGGATCCGGGCGCGCCGGGCGCGCCGTTCGGACCGGGCGCACCCGGGGCCCCCGGAGCTCCGGGAACACCGGACGCACCGTTGGGGCCGGGAGCACCAGGCGCGCCGGGCGAACCATTAGCGCCAGGAGCCCCGGGAGCCCCGGTCGGACCGGGAGCCCCCGACGGACCGGGCGAGCCCGTCGGGCCGGCGGGCCCGCTGGGTCCGGCCGGGCCGCTCGGTCCAGGCGGTCCAGACGGTCCAGGCGGGCCGACAGTACAGGCTGCTCTCGTAATGGTGTTGGTGTCCAGCGTGACCGCGCCATTACGCGCCAGGGCCCGGCCTTCGATCACGGTGCCGGTCTGTGCCGCGATGGATGTCAGGGCCAGGATGTTGCCCTTGAAGAAGGAATTGGTCCCGATGGTGGCGGAGCTCCCCACCTGCCAGAACACGTTGCAGGCCTGTGCCCCGTTGATGAGATTGACGGTGCTCGCCGAGCCGGTGATCAGGGTCGAGGCGATCTGGAAGATGAAGACCGCGCTGGGATCGCCCTGAGCGTCGAGTGTCACGGTCCCGGTCAGTCCCAGTGGCCCGGTGGAGTTGTAGACGCCGGATGTCAGTGTCCGTCCGACCAGGTCTCCCGAGACGCTGGCCGTGGGTGCTCGGCCGGCCGCATCGTTGTACGCGATGACCAGGTCCGACTGTGCCTGCAGGGCGGCCGCGTCAGCGACGTGCTGCACGCCGTTGACAATGCCCGGGGGAAAGCCCGTTACCGAGGAGCCCGGGCTGAGGCCCAGGTCGCCGTTGATCACACTGGGCCCCGTGTTGGTGACCGTTGAACCGCCCAGAACCGCGTAGCTGGTGTCGGTCCCCAGCGTCACGGGTGCCTCTGCGGCGTGCGCGATGCCGGGATGCAGAACTCCCGTAGCCAGCAACGCCAAGCCGGGGAGCAGAACGAGGGCCCCCCTGACCCGGGTGCGTCTGCGCCCCCGGCGAGGGGGAGCGGACACGATGACATCCAATGCCATAGGACAAGACCTTTCTTACCGCCGTTGAACTCGGACTCCCCGCTGAGGGGCTCCGAGCTGACGTGGTGAGTTCTGGTCAAGCCGCAGGACTCCGGTCGGCATGTCGAGCCTGTTCGCGGACCTCACCGGATGGGAGATCGCTCAGCTGTTGCCGGCCCAGATAGTGACGCACCATCACTCACTCGTGTACACACTAAAGGCCTCGTGAGTCTGATGGTCCGTTAAAACGCCGAACGGGTGAGATGCTCTCCGATTTTCCCCCTGTTGGATAATCAGACTGCTTATGAACCATGGCAGTTCGGGATCGACGAGAACGTATCCGGCTCCTGGTCGTCGATGAGACGGTGCGTCAGAAGTCAGCCTACGAATGGTTGCGAGGCCGAGAGGAGTGCCCGGACGGGTCAAAGGCCGAGGATCTCGCGGATCAGGTCGAGCTTGCCCTCTGCGGAGAGAGCCTTGGGCCGACCGGTGAGCAGCCCGTTCAGGACCGCGGGGACATCACAGTCGTCAGGTTCCTGGATGGCGCAGATGATTTGACACCGGAGACCACCGTCCCGTGCGAACAGCCACAGCTCCTGGCTCTTGTGGGGCCTGTCGTTCTTCGGCGACAGGCGCCAGGCCGGGAACCAGCCGAGCCCCTCCAGGGACAGGCTCTCGGCCGTCTCCTCCAGAACGTGCCTGCCGAGCCGCCCGTAACCGAGCTCCTCGCGCAGCTCTCCGAGCGTGGTCCTGATCAGGCCGCCCGCGGCATGGCAGCGTTCGACCACGGTGACGGTATTGCCATCTCCGGCCAGGTGCGGAAATTCACCGCGCAGATTCGTTAAAGCGCTCATATCCAGGCAAACGAAGAGCTCCGCAAAAACGATGCGCCTGTTCCCCCTCTGGGTGCATCCGGCGGGCTCAGGTGCTGCTGCCCGGGTTGCCGGCAGTGTGCCCTTGGGCGGTCGCCTCCGGCGTGGCCGGGCGGATGGTCAGCCGGTGCAGTCCGTCAGACAGATAGATGGTCAGCACCATGGCGCCGTCACGCGCCAGCTTCTCCGTTGCCGCTTCGACGGCGTTCGGATTGGTCAGGCAGAAGCCGACGAACCTGAGCTGATCGCGATCGAGGGGCAGCACCTTGACCGACCCCCACAACGCCGCCAACGCGTCCGACAGGCGCGTGAAGCGCGTGGGGGGCGTGATGCCCTCGA
It includes:
- a CDS encoding caspase family protein, with protein sequence MSAARPEMFEVTPEESIRRADPARSRIVLIGTPAYLDPGLPDVPVIDNNAVDLAMVLTDPALGGFLPEHCAVAPRWAGVEQVGDLLMQAAEEAEDLLLFYYSGHGLLGPRRHELYLSLAGTRPDRLAFTALPFDAMRDACLASRATNRVVILDSCFSGRAIGETLAADAVLGQLDVTGTYTLASAPANRTALALPGERHTAFTERLLHLLRTGTPTAGPLLSLGDIYRHLRARLRSEGLPEPQQRGTETADLLGLARNRQFAGASPWTPAVVEPAELPRELRAGLDSGYPRLRAAAVEELADWLTDRDPAKVLAARLALEEVAANDVPLVAQAARAALERHAPRPTALRISQPEPQGYPPLRQEQKVDDLPYFDFPGQQTK
- a CDS encoding effector-associated constant component EACC1; this translates as MSVRLAVEGDEPEAALAELSDWLSQESALRGLISPAPAVPAPGELGALADALVVAVGGGGAISVLAASLKAFLTQPSRSDVRIVVSTSDGRRVEVDAKRVDDVEALLRRVLGETE
- a CDS encoding ice-binding family protein encodes the protein MALDVIVSAPPRRGRRRTRVRGALVLLPGLALLATGVLHPGIAHAAEAPVTLGTDTSYAVLGGSTVTNTGPSVINGDLGLSPGSSVTGFPPGIVNGVQHVADAAALQAQSDLVIAYNDAAGRAPTASVSGDLVGRTLTSGVYNSTGPLGLTGTVTLDAQGDPSAVFIFQIASTLITGSASTVNLINGAQACNVFWQVGSSATIGTNSFFKGNILALTSIAAQTGTVIEGRALARNGAVTLDTNTITRAACTVGPPGPSGPPGPSGPAGPSGPAGPTGSPGPSGAPGPTGAPGAPGANGSPGAPGAPGPNGASGVPGAPGAPGAPGPNGAPGAPGSPGPNGAPGAPGANGAPGAPGANGSPGAPGPNGAPGANGAPGAPGANGSPGPNGAPGANGSPGAPGPNGAPGANGLPGANGSPGANGLPGANGSPGANGLPGANGSPGANGLPGANGAPGAPGAPGPAGPAGPAGPAGPAGPPGAPGEHGGHGQGDHGHGDHEKGDHGKGDHGKGDHGKGQGDHGQGDHGQGDHEKGQGGHDQGDHGQRPSKSKHELASTGAGKATGIAVGSLAMLALGSLTVLLVRRSRGGTAGRRH